From Nicotiana tabacum cultivar K326 chromosome 22, ASM71507v2, whole genome shotgun sequence, one genomic window encodes:
- the LOC142176739 gene encoding uncharacterized protein LOC142176739, whose protein sequence is MARALRFQAFIPLKFWGECVTTAVYLLNRLPTILLRGQSPFERLFSKAPSLQHLKVFGSLCYATNVKKTDKFCPRAITVMHLGYSVTQKGYHLYDLSSKDFFVSRDAIFKEDIFPFRDMKSQITPLFPILELKVSDPVSSAISEEILPSSSTLASPGISLPPSSSTSSPSSSLLYPFASSPNSLLPSQSMVQPVVDALKRSLRPSKPHVWMQDYVVQSKLSSCPYPISSYVCYDYLSPTYKTLLAAYSAVLEPSSYAEICKYLLWVDAMKAEIAALEENQTWTIVDLPQDKSLISCK, encoded by the coding sequence ATGGCTAGAGCATTGAGGTTTCAAGCATTCATTCCCTTAAAGTTTTGgggagaatgtgtcacaactgcAGTGTATCTTTTGAATAGGCTACCTACCATTCTTCTAAGGGGTCAATCTCCATTTGAGCGACTGTTTTCTAAAGCTCCTTCCTTACAGCATTTAAAGGTATTTGGTAGCTTATGTTATGCTACTAATGTGAAGAAAACTGACAAGTTCTGTCCTAGAGCAATAACTGTTATGCATTTGGGGTATTCTGTTACTCAAAAAGGCTATCATTTGTATGATCTCAGTAGTAAAGATTTTTTTGTTAGCAGAGATGCAATCTTCAAGGAAGACATTTTTCCTTTCAGAGACATGAAGTCTCAAATCACACCTTTATTTCCTATTCTAGAGCTTAAAGTGTCTGATCCTGTATCTTCTGCCATTTCTGAGGAGATTCTTCCTTCCTCTTCTACCCTTGCTTCTCCTGGTATCTCTCTTCCACCATCTTCCTCTACTTCTTCTCCCAGTTCCTCATTACTGTATCCTTTTGCTTCTTCTCCCAATTCTTTATTACCCTCTCAATCTATGGTTCAGCCAGTTGTAGATGCTCTTAAAAGATCTTTGAGACCGTCTAAACCACATGTGTGGATGCAGGACTATGTAGTGCAGTCTAAGCTATCCTCCTGCCCTTATCCTATCTCCTCCTATGTTTGTTATGATTACCTCTCCCCTACCTATAAAACCTTATTGGCTGCTTACTCCGCAGTTCTTGAGCCTTCATCCTATGCTGAAATATGCAAATATCTTCTCTGGGTTGATGCTATGAAGGCAGAAATAGCAGCACTTGAAGAAAACCAAACTTGGACCATAGTTGATTTGCCTCAGGACAAATCTCTCATTAGTTGCAAATGA